The following DNA comes from Fibrobacter sp. UWP2.
GACCGATTCTACGGCGCCATCGCGGAACCGGGTCTTGAGCACATCCCCGGGTTTTAACTGGGCTGCGTTGCGAACGAACTTGCCGTCGGCACCCAAGGTCAACGTGTAGCCCTTGGCGAGGGCGGTCTGTGGATCGGCGCCCTTCACTCGAGTCTCCAATAGCTCGAACCTGGATTTTGCCAAGTCCAGAATTTTTCGGGATCCTTGCTTGAGACCCTCGTGGTTGCGTTGCAGGCGGTTGTTCTCGTTTTTCACAATGAACTGGACGTCTTTTTGGAGCGTGTTGGCAATGACGGTGTGCTTTGTTCTTTCTTGCTGCAAACGGGTCGAGACGACCTGCTGCAATTGGTTCGCGGAAGCGGTCAGGTACCGGTTACTTTCGACCAGCAGGTTCTTGGTCTGGTCGGCGATACTCTTGGCGACATCCATTGTGTGTGTCCAGCTCTCGGTCACGCGTTCCACCAGTCGCTTGGCGCAGTCGGTGGGCGTAATGCACGAGAGGTAGGCGACTTCGTCAAGCAGGCTCTTGTCTATCTCGTGCCCAATCCCGGTAAAGACGGGGATTGGACAGTTGGCTACGGCGCGGCAAAGCGCTTCGCTGTCAAAATAGTTGAGGTCGGTCTTGGAGCCGCCTCCGCGCACAATGCATATCACGTCGATTTCGGGGTCGGCGAGGAGTTTTTCAATGGCGGCGATTACGCTTGCCTCGGTCTCGTTGCCTTGCATGCGGGCGTAGGCGGTAGAGACCTTGAAGCGGAACGGGCTCGCGTCGAGTTTTGTGGTAAAGTCCTTGTAGGCGGCAGTCTTTTCGCCGGTGACGAGGCCTATGCGCAAGGGGATGGCGGCGAGGGGGAGTTTCTTGTTTTTTTCGAGCAAGCCTTCGAGGGCGAGCCGTTTTAAAATGGCGCTCCTGGTGAGGGCGAGTTCACCGAGCGTATAGACGGGGTCAATGTCGAGGATGGTCCCCTGGAGTTTGCCGAACGGAACGTATACGTCGGCCTTGAGCAAAAAGCAAACTTTGAGTTGCTCCTTGATTTCAAAGGGGGTGGGGCAGGCTAGAGCCTTGAGACGAATGTCGGCGAACCGTCCGGCGTAGCAGCTGAGCGCGATGGTCGCCTCGGGTTTCACATCTCCCTCCCTAAAATCGGCGATGCTCATATAGACCATGTTGCCCTTCTCGGTGAGTTGGGTGATGACTCCATGCACCCACACGGTCGGAGTGTCTTCGAGCTTCTTTTTAATGGCGGTTAAAAAGTTTTTAACCGTATATGAGCGGATTTCAGGTTCCATAAACATTATTTTGCACAATTCATTACAACTAAAAAAATAAATTTTTTTAAGTTTAGATGTAGATTATGCGCAAATGTGTAGTCATTTAAGGAGTAAAAATGAAACTTACAAAATTGCTTTTTGGGTTGACGGCCTTTGCCCTTGTGGCTTGTGCCGGCAACCAGCAGGCCGTGGAACGTTCCATTGGCCAGGCGGAAGGTTCCAAAACGCTTGCCGAAGAATCCAAACTGGATGCATCTGTGACGGCTACCGCCGCTGCCGATTTGG
Coding sequences within:
- the xseA gene encoding exodeoxyribonuclease VII large subunit, translating into MEPEIRSYTVKNFLTAIKKKLEDTPTVWVHGVITQLTEKGNMVYMSIADFREGDVKPEATIALSCYAGRFADIRLKALACPTPFEIKEQLKVCFLLKADVYVPFGKLQGTILDIDPVYTLGELALTRSAILKRLALEGLLEKNKKLPLAAIPLRIGLVTGEKTAAYKDFTTKLDASPFRFKVSTAYARMQGNETEASVIAAIEKLLADPEIDVICIVRGGGSKTDLNYFDSEALCRAVANCPIPVFTGIGHEIDKSLLDEVAYLSCITPTDCAKRLVERVTESWTHTMDVAKSIADQTKNLLVESNRYLTASANQLQQVVSTRLQQERTKHTVIANTLQKDVQFIVKNENNRLQRNHEGLKQGSRKILDLAKSRFELLETRVKGADPQTALAKGYTLTLGADGKFVRNAAQLKPGDVLKTRFRDGAVESVVQ